From the genome of Danaus plexippus chromosome 30, MEX_DaPlex, whole genome shotgun sequence, one region includes:
- the LOC116776714 gene encoding homeobox protein PKNOX2-like, with protein MQGGAPVTDADQAQFEADKRAVYKHPLFPLLALLLERCEQATAGAEPPAADAFGADLQAFVQHQRRDRRPFLVDDPEIDGLMIKSIQVLRIHLLELEKVQELCRDFCGRYIACLKTKMQSENLLRTDYSAGGVESNNNLSGTMDDQSSTSNSPQYQSPAPPPPPSFPPPYPALTDLAYPRDSASLVVQGSTPIGQIGAGLISTDSFTGTNSNSCSSVSGSPPPADDDDEGVKRGVLPRHATQVMRAWLFQHLVHPYPTEEEKRSLAAQTRLTLLQVNNWFINARRRILQPMLDCQEKPGGKKSKNGSSISKRYWPDALTNQQFTAGLLSSSEDEEQENEQSADEHDPQDNEQYTVQTMH; from the exons ATGCAGGGCGGCGCCCCCGTCACTGACGCCGATCAGGCACAGTTCGAGGCGGACAAGCGAGCTGTCTACAA ACATCCTCTATTCCCGCTTCTGGCGCTGCTGTTAGAGCGATGCGAGCAGGCGACTGCTGGGGCGGAGCCCCCGGCCGCGGATGCCTTCGGGGCCGACCTGCAGGCCTTCGTACAGCACCAGCGAAGGGACCGCCGCCCCTTCCTGGTGGACGACCCCGAGATCGACGGCTTGATGATTAAGAGCATCCAG GTGCTCCGCATACACCTACTGGAGCTGGAGAAGGTCCAGGAGTTGTGCAGGGACTTCTGCGGAAGATACATAGCCTGTCTCAAGACGAAGATGCAAAGTGAAAATCTTCTGAGGACCGATTACTCTGCTG GTGGAGTGGAAAGCAACAACAATCTATCTGGAACCATGGATGATCAATCCAGCACATCGAATTCACCGCAGTACCAG TCCCCGGCTCCCCCGCCGCCGCCATCTTTCCCCCCGCCCTACCCCGCGCTGACTGATCTAGCCTACCCCAGAGATAGCG CATCTCTCGTAGTCCAAGGTTCAACACCTATCGGTCAAATCGGAGCTGGTTTAATATCCACTGATTCATTTACAG GCACCAACTCTAATTCGTGTTCTTCGGTATCTGGTTCCCCGCCAccggctgatgatgatgatgagggAGTCAAGCGGGGAGTCCTGCCGCGACACGCGACCCAGGTCATGAGGGCCTGGCTGTTCCAACACCTGGTG CATCCTTATCCCACGGAGGAGGAAAAGCGCTCCCTGGCGGCGCAGACGAGACTCACCCTCCTCCAGGTCAACAACTGGTTCATTAACGCCAGAAGACGCATACTCCAGCCCATGCTGGACTGTCAAGAGAAACCTG GTGGTAAGAAGAGTAAAAACGGGTCATCCATCAGCAAGCGGTACTGGCCGGATGCTCTCACCAACCAGCAGTTCACAGCTG GTCTACTGTCATCGTCTGAGGATGAAGAGCAGGAGAACGAGCAGTCGGCCGACGAGCATGACCCCCAGGACAATGAACAGTACACCGTGCAGACCATGCACTGA